One window of the Perca fluviatilis chromosome 5, GENO_Pfluv_1.0, whole genome shotgun sequence genome contains the following:
- the LOC120559362 gene encoding proteasomal ubiquitin receptor ADRM1-like: MASGALFPSMVSGSRGSSSKYLVEFRAGKMTMKGSTVTPDKRKGQVYIQQTDDSLIHLCWKDRTTGNVDDDLIIFPDDCEFKRVNQCTTGRVYVLKFKAGSKRLFFWMQEPKSDKDEEHCRKVNEYLNNPPMPGALGSGGSGGHDLSALGGEGGLQSLLGNMSHNQLMQLIGPTGLGGIGGLGALAGPGLANLLGSSSSSSSSVPAASNSSTSPSTAVTPTSTSAASRLGSTQVPTTPITPSATTVASPTATTPSTPAVSSVAAGAANPTQPIQLRDLQSILATMNVPGSGQGVDLASVLTPEIMAPILVNPEVQQRLMPYLPSGESLPQSTEELNNTLSSPQFQQAMSMFSSALASGQLGPLMNQFGLPAEAVDAANKGDVEAFAKAMETETKSDEDGDSKDKKDDDEDMSLD, encoded by the exons ATGGCTTCTGGAGCTTTGTTCCCCAGCATGGTGTCTGGGTCCCGCGGCTCCTCCAGCAAGTACCTGGTGGAGTTTCGGGCCGGTAAGATGACCATGAAGGGCAGCACGGTGACCCCTGACAAGCGCAAAGGCCAGGTTTACATACAGCAGACCGACGACTCGCTCATCCACCTCTGCTGGAAGGATCGGACCACCGGGAACGTGGATGAT GACCTGATCATCTTCCCTGATGACTGTGAGTTCAAACGGGTGAACCAGTGCACCACCGGACGAGTCTATGTGCTGAAGTTCAAAGCTGGCTCCAAAAGACTCTTCTTCTGGATGCAG GAGCCAAAGAGTGACAAGGATGAGGAGCACTGCCGTAAAGTGAACGAATATCTCAACAACCCTCCCATGCCCGGTGCTCTGGGTAGTGGCGGCAGCGGAGGTCACGATCTGTCTGCTCTGGGGG GAGAGGGTGGTCTGCAGAGCCTTCTGGGTAACATGAGCCACAACCAGCTCATGCAGCTCATTGGACCAACTGGACTGGGGGGGATCG GTGGTCTCGGGGCACTTGCTGGCCCAGGATTGGCCAACCTCCtgggaagcagcagcagcagcagcagcagtgttccTGCAGCCAGTAATTCCTCCACAag tCCGTCCACAGCTGTCacccccacctccacctctgctgCCAGTCGTCTCGGCTCCACCCAGGTGCCCACCACCCCCATCACTCCCTCCGCCACCACAGTGGCCTCGCCCACAGCCACCACCCCCTCCACCCCTGCTGTGTCCTCTGTAGCAGCGGGGGCAGCCAACCCCACACAGCCCATCCAGCTGAGAGACCTGCAGAGCATCCTGGCCACCATGAATGTGCCCGGCAGCGGACAGGGAG TGGACCTCGCCAGCGTCCTGACACCTGAGATCATGGCTCCCATCCTTGTCAACCCTGAGGTGCAGCAGAGGTTGATGCCTTATCTGCCGTCTGGAGAGTCCCTGCCTCAGAGCACAGAGGAGCTCAACAACACGCTCAGCTCGCCTCAGTTTCAGCAG GCAATGAGCATGTTCAGCAGTGCCCTGGCGTCCGGGCAGTTAGGGCCTCTGATGAACCAGTTTGGTTTGCCTGCGGAAGCTGTGGATGCAGCTAACAAAGGAG ATGTTGAGGCTTTTGCCAAAGCCATGGAGACTGAGACAAAGTCGGACGAGGATGGAGACTCCAAAGACAAGAAAGACGACGATGAAGACATGAGTCTGGACTAA
- the LOC120558724 gene encoding LOW QUALITY PROTEIN: uncharacterized protein LOC120558724 (The sequence of the model RefSeq protein was modified relative to this genomic sequence to represent the inferred CDS: deleted 1 base in 1 codon): MSSVSCEKKKKRTRVVMNRDGDKCAKTALRSQKQPRSQQQVSTQKKKKDLASINAQSGSQSGQCDSEKEVKSAGLQGKRPVKVSSSATVECPGAQRKLSDASNTSEDLSKDSGCLSGKLSSSDSSSEISDCPSEGNNNKHNFASSDNYLSWIDGEAFLSPDSERKGEGKPCVKVPRDTCALQPNAAGQGLSLFNSSGSFMDLMMGETTEDLVREVEDLRSENEYLKDEVEELRCEMLEMRDMFQEEEVFQLQELRLQLEQANKTCRILQYRLRKAERRSIRVAQTGQVDGELVRGLEHDIMIAKSVSLRLYNELEGVQKKNSQLEWENEALREKTQELEVAKQVLQAEVEKVRESTLKKKSLRSTASRAEKRLSQQIEDDSADLRCQLHFAKEELALMCKKLTKLVSESEGMREELAKYHSAYGDIQSPESKQNSAHAREAGVKVHLKLVEEEATLLSRRIVELEVENRGLRAEMSDLKEKTGRGGGGGGGGGGGGREPGCVGGKSVSWHTGEGQRGKFGNSMHNVQAGSGRGSNGGKSDVETSSQTDGTITACHSSREGPVGGEWDPLDGHESDNNKKTDRGLKGMTVKDYETLLALRDHSCILSSAIQLLTSPPNTGHHSSTSCDFTSLTEVDLDGKAHQIFSPGPLNEALELLQAMLLALIGRVETFLTGEDLGKLSVHKDGHVGDFCTFSFLSGDGKYLNLKESPSKQESVEDLHTSEVKERAQVSHATCFQSDLIRSCRDPKMQLSLQILRILHQWCHVKGRGVEAKEGKDKTMRMLQELLQDLSAELRDERIEFNSEAAECAVSGLFHNEVDRKCSSKVKGLWRQFSPHGCKRKNWCYLSQEAAQLDQEDPVKTWDHLIMPLSFPDLDFEQMSMERSHTSPEKSAFRIYYSPPSARRVQLAQLKQSPVADRESVNSGSPWCTPPTSLSPLCLGSAANLSDDMKEMTASWRQTVHGSSQERRGRLQQRWVDVACSGTQTHTKPQMVSVGLQTDGSVTVRSSPSRVLSTSLVSPRSHHISTSLDAVSGRVERSRPSTSSPKLYRRHSASGAFSPPSSTNLSSSSSTSTSRDRALWNLNHQSHSGLTWTRQTSHRAGAGQNHSSVSSAKPPSKPAGTHRYGMVTEFLRRVSGRAEKPVPGSGQKTKNSMKNLERVPTRPAAAPLHRSDSVTRIVNQRFMKQREEAGRAQREEKASSLNHGVRHSPSTVTAEDGNYDCSSSSTLTFCFARPSRSAQRQTSHQSKLHRHRYSPPASAAAESNCE, encoded by the exons ATGTCTTCAGTGAGCTGTGAG aagaagaagaagagaacgAGAGTCGTGATGAACAGAGACGGAGACAAGTGCGCAAAGACTGCGCTCCGGAGCCAGAAACAACCCAGGTCGCAGCAGCAGGTTTCTacccagaagaagaagaaagatctGGCTTCTATAAATGCCCAAAGTGGCTCTCAGTCAGGTCAGTGCGACTCTGAGAAGGAGGTCAAATCGGCGGGACTGCAGGGGAAACGACCGGTAAAAGTGTCATCGAGCGCCACGGTGGAGTGCCCCGGCGCGCAGAGGAAACTGTCCGATGCCAGCAACACTTCAGAGGACCTGAGCAAAGACTCCGGCTGCCTGTCTGGGAAACTCTCCTCCTCAGACAGCAGCTCAGAAATATCCGACTGCCCCTCGGAGGGCAACAACAATAAGCACAACTTCGCGAGCAGCGACAATTATTTAAGCTGGATTGACGGGGAAGCTTTTTTGAGCCCGGACAGCGAGAGGAAAGGCGAAGGAAAACCGTGCGTAAAGGTGCCGAGGGATACCTGCGCTCTCCAGCCTAATGCTGCTGGACAGGGTCTCAGTTTGTTTAATTCTTCGGGGTCGTTTATGGATCTCATGATGGGAGAGACAACCGAAGATCTTGTCAGGGAGGTGGAAGATTTGAGGTCAGAGAACGAGTATTTGAAA GATGAGGTGGAGGAGCTTCGCTGTGAGATGCTGGAAATGCGCGACATGTtccaggaggaggaggtgttcCAGCTGCAGGAGCTGCGGCTGCAGCTGGAGCAGGCCAACAAGACCTGTCGCATCCTGCAGTACCGCCTCCGCAAGGCCGAGCGCCGCAGCATCCGAGTGGCTCAGACGGGGCAGGTGGACGGGGAGCTGGTCCGGGGCTTGGAGCACGATATTATG ATTGCAAAGAGTGTGTCCCTCCGGCTGTACAACGAGCTGGAGGGGGTGCAGAAGAAGAATTCCCAGTTGGAGTGGGAAAATGAGGCACTGCGTGAGAAGACCCAGGAACTGGAAGTGGCCAAGCAGGTGTTACAGGCTGAGGTGGAGAAAGTCAGAGAG AGCACTCTGAAGAAGAAAAGCCTCCGATCAACAGCCAGTAGAGCTGAGAAAAGGCTCTCTCAACAGATCGAG GATGACAGTGCAGATCTCAGGTGCCAACTCCACTTTGCCAAAGAGGAATTAGCTCTCATGTGCAAGAAGCTCACCAAGTTGGTATCAGAGAGCGAAGGCATGCGCGAAGAGCTGGCCAAATACCACTCGGCCTACGGCGATATCCAATCGCCTGAGAGCAAACAAAACTCCGCCCACGCAAGGGAGGCAGGGGTCAAAGTTCACCTGAAACTGGTGGAAGAGGAGGCCACACTCCTGAGCCGGCGCATCGTTGAACTGGAGGTGGAGAACCGTGGATTGCGAGCAGAAATGAGCGACCTGAAAGAGAAAacgggaagaggaggagggggaggaggaggaggaggaggaggaggaagagaaccGGGATGTGTTGGAGGAAAATCTGTCAGCTGGCACACCGGTGAAGGACAGAGAGGGAAGTTTGGAAATAGCATGCACAACGTACAAGCAGGGTCAGGACGAGGCAGCAATGGA GGTAAAAGTGATGTTGAGACTTCATCACAGACTGACGGCACGATTACTGCTTGTCATAGTAGTCGAGAGGGTCCTGTGGGTGGTGAGTGGGACCCTTTAGACGGTCATGAGAgtgataacaacaaaaaaacggaCAGAGGTCTCAAAGGAATGACGGTGAAAGACTATGAAACTCTTCTAGCTCTCAGAGATCATTCCTGCATTTTAAGTTCCGCTATCCAGCTTCTGACGTCGCCACCAAACACTGGCCACCACTCATCTACCTCATGTGATTTTACCTCTCTGACAGAAGTGGACTTAGATGGCAAGGCACATCAAATATTCTCACCAGGGCCTTTGAATGAGGCTTTGGAGCTTCTACAGGCCATGCTGTTGGCTTTAATTGGGAGGGTGGAGACGTTCCTAACAGGAGAAGATCTAGGCAAACTCTCCGTTCACAAGGACGGACATGTTGGGGATTTCTGcactttctcctttctctctggAGACGGTAAATATCTTAATCTCAAAGAGTCACCAAGTAAGCAGGAGAGTGTAGAAGACCTCCACACATCAGAGGTTAAGGAGAGAGCACAAGTGAGCCACGCAACTTGCTTCCAATCGGACCTCATCCGCAGCTGCAGGGACCCAAAAATGCAACTGTCCTTGCAGATTCTGAGGATCCTCCATCAGTGGTGTCACGTTAAAGGACGCGGGGTGGAGGCAAAAGAg GGTAAAGACAAAACCATGCGTATGCTGCAGGAGTTGTTGCAAGATCTCAGTGCAGAGCTTCGGGATGAGCGGATTGAATTCAACAGTGAGGCAGCTGAG TGTGCTGTCAGTGGTCTCTTTCATAACGAAGTTGACAG AAAGTGCAGCTCAAAAGTGAAAGGACTTTGGCGACAGTTTTCTCCTCACGGCTGTAAGAGGAAGAACTGGTGCTATCTGAGCCAAGAGGCTGCCCAGCTGGACCAAGAGGACCCCGTTAAGACGTGGGACCATCTAATCATGCCGCTTAGCTTCCCTGATCTGGACTTTGAGCAGATGTCCATGGAGAGAAGCCACACTTCCCCGGAGAAGTCGGCCTTCCGCATCTACTACAGCCCCCCATCAGCTCGCAGAGTCCAGCTGGCTCAGCTGAAGCAAAGCCCTGTCGCAGACAGAGAGTCTGTCAACTCTGGCTCGCCCTGGTGCACACCGCCGACCTCCCTCTCTCCGCTCTGTCTGGGCTCAGCTGCGAACCTCAGTGACGACATGAAGGAAATGACGGCCAGCTGGCGGCAGACGGTTCACGGCAGttcacaggagaggagagggagattACAGCAGCGCTGGGTGGACGTGGCCTGTTCAGGGACTCAGACCCACACGAAGCCACAGATGGTGAGTGTTGGTCTGCAGACAGATGGCTCAGTCACTGTGAGAAGCAGTCCATCCCGGGTCCTGAGCACCTCCCTGGTCTCCCCCCGCTCTCACCACATCTCCACCTCACTGGACGCGGTGTCAGGCAGAGTTGAGAGGTCCAGACCCTCCACCTCCTCGCCTAAACTCTACCGGAGACACTCTGCATCCGGAGCGTTCTCTCCCCCCTCATCCACCAATTTGAGCTCCTCCTCATCAACATCCACCTCGAGAGATCGAGCTCTGTGGAACCTGAACCACCAGAGCCACAGCGGCCTCACATGGACCCGACAAACCAGTCACAGAGCCGGTGCAGGACAGAACCACAGCTCTGTGAGCAGCGCCAAGCCACCAAGCAAACCTGCAGGCACCCACCGTTACGGCATGGTCACAGAGTTCCTGCGCAGGGTGAGCGGCCGGGCAGAGAAACCGGTACCGGGGTCAGGGCAGAAGACTAAGAACAGTATGAAGAACCTGGAACGCGTTCCAACGAGGCCTGCTGCCGCCCCGCTGCACAGGAGCGACAGCGTGACGAGGATCGTCAACCAGAGGTTCATGAAGCAGAGAGAGGAGGCCGGTCGGGcccagagagaggagaaggccAGCAGTCTGAACCACGGTGTCCGACACAGCCCGAGTACCGTCACAGCAGAG GATGGAAACTACGACTGCAGCTCCAGCAGCACTTTGACCTTCTGCTTCGCTCGTCCATCTCGCTCCGCCCAGAGACAAACGTCACACCAGAGCAAACTCCACCGGCACAGATACTCGCCTCCAGCGAGCGCGGCTGCAGAATCCAACTGCGAGTGA